Proteins encoded within one genomic window of Halodesulfurarchaeum formicicum:
- a CDS encoding FAD-binding and (Fe-S)-binding domain-containing protein, giving the protein MTSRSGAPDPALDPRADFDYQGGPRSHPDLAETLDTRVDGEVRFDQYTRQAYATDASLYQIEPVGVVRPKHTEDVATVVSVCRDRGIAVLPRGAGTSLAGQTTNEAVVLDFKAHMDGIQSVDPESSTVRAQPGITLAALDDAVASHDLQYAPDPAWGDKSVLGGAIGNNSTGAHSLRYEKADAYLESAEVVLASGAVVDVGWMDLTDLRAAADPEGDLEARLYAELVRIIDEHGDTITEVYPDLHRNVSGYNLDLLIEEAETYNRVNVARIFAGSEGTLGIITEATVALEPVPEATAVALLTYDDLGAALGDLEAVLAHDPAALEVMDEQFLDLAGTVDRFEDLIAEFPDGTGATLLVEFDADSEAGVSESVEELIADRVAVDTTGRANGALEAHTSERQAAFWDLRKAGLPILLSETGTVRPWPFIEDTAIPVSNLGAFVADVQVILDSHDTSATFYAHAGPGVLHIRPFLDLQTQSGVDAMADIADAITDLVVTYDGAVSGEHGDGRARTQWNRKRYGEDVWELFRSLKRRVDPDWILNPGPVGGAEDGPPDMTESLRFGPGYELDLPVDPELNWDNENGMRGMVELCHGCGGCTGFTETTGGVMCPTFRATGEEIQSTRARANLLRTAMDGTLPADPLDEEFIEEVLSLCVSCQGCRRDCPSGVDMAKLKAELTHAYHQREGASLRSKLFANVDRLAGLASTVSPISKTLASLPGADWLLERTLGIASERTLPTFEGPPLQDWFAARGGCRVPASEAEHRVILFPDTYTNYSRQHVGKAAVRVLEAAGVHVRMAERSDSGRPAYSKSFIDLARQAAEQNVAALEPRVREGWTVLTTEPSDAVMFQHDYLDLLDGPAVSRLAEHTYGVMEFLDRFDLVESLSVRADGETVTYHGHCHQKAEGTAHHAARALDRAGFDVEELDSGCCGMAGTFGYEAEHYSMSRAIGQDVFELIQERDGDVLVAPGGSCRTQFEDSPVAEGQPPHPIELLADSLVE; this is encoded by the coding sequence ATGACTTCACGGTCCGGGGCCCCCGACCCCGCACTGGACCCACGAGCGGATTTTGACTACCAGGGCGGGCCACGATCCCACCCAGACCTGGCCGAGACCCTCGACACACGGGTCGACGGCGAGGTTCGGTTCGACCAGTACACCAGACAGGCCTACGCGACCGACGCGAGTCTCTACCAGATCGAGCCGGTCGGCGTCGTCAGGCCGAAACACACCGAAGACGTGGCGACCGTCGTCTCGGTCTGCCGCGATCGTGGAATTGCGGTCCTCCCCCGTGGGGCCGGCACCAGCCTCGCCGGCCAGACGACGAACGAGGCCGTCGTGCTCGATTTCAAGGCCCACATGGATGGCATCCAGTCGGTCGATCCCGAGTCGAGCACCGTCAGGGCCCAGCCTGGAATTACGCTCGCGGCACTCGACGACGCTGTCGCTTCACACGACCTGCAGTACGCCCCCGACCCGGCCTGGGGCGACAAGAGCGTCCTGGGCGGTGCCATCGGGAACAACTCGACCGGCGCCCACTCCCTGCGATACGAGAAGGCCGACGCGTACCTCGAATCCGCCGAGGTCGTCCTGGCCTCCGGGGCAGTCGTCGACGTTGGCTGGATGGATCTCACCGACCTTCGGGCTGCGGCAGACCCCGAGGGAGACCTCGAAGCCCGGCTCTACGCCGAACTCGTCCGCATTATCGACGAGCACGGCGACACGATCACGGAGGTGTACCCGGACCTCCACCGGAACGTCTCGGGGTACAACCTCGACCTCCTGATCGAAGAAGCCGAAACGTATAATCGGGTCAACGTCGCCCGGATCTTCGCCGGGAGCGAGGGGACCCTAGGCATCATCACCGAGGCGACAGTCGCCCTCGAACCGGTTCCCGAGGCGACGGCCGTCGCACTCCTGACCTACGACGATCTCGGGGCTGCACTGGGCGATCTGGAAGCCGTCCTCGCCCACGACCCGGCGGCCCTGGAAGTGATGGACGAGCAGTTTCTCGATCTGGCAGGGACTGTCGATCGCTTCGAGGACCTGATCGCGGAGTTTCCGGATGGGACTGGTGCGACCCTGCTCGTGGAGTTCGACGCGGATTCGGAGGCTGGGGTCAGCGAGTCCGTCGAAGAGTTGATCGCGGATCGGGTCGCGGTGGACACGACGGGACGAGCCAACGGCGCGCTCGAAGCGCATACTTCGGAACGACAGGCGGCCTTCTGGGACCTCCGGAAAGCCGGGCTGCCGATCTTGCTCTCCGAGACCGGAACGGTCAGGCCCTGGCCGTTCATCGAGGACACGGCGATTCCGGTCTCCAATCTGGGGGCCTTCGTCGCGGACGTGCAGGTGATCCTCGACAGCCACGACACGTCGGCGACCTTCTATGCCCATGCCGGCCCGGGTGTGCTCCACATCCGGCCGTTCCTCGATCTGCAAACCCAGTCGGGGGTCGATGCGATGGCCGACATCGCCGACGCGATCACCGACCTGGTCGTGACCTATGATGGAGCCGTCTCCGGTGAACACGGCGACGGGCGGGCCCGCACCCAGTGGAATCGCAAGCGGTACGGCGAGGACGTGTGGGAACTGTTCCGCTCGCTCAAGCGGCGGGTCGATCCCGACTGGATCCTGAACCCAGGGCCCGTGGGCGGAGCCGAAGACGGCCCGCCGGACATGACCGAGTCGCTACGCTTCGGGCCCGGGTACGAACTCGACCTCCCCGTCGACCCCGAACTGAACTGGGACAACGAGAACGGCATGCGCGGGATGGTCGAGTTGTGTCACGGCTGTGGCGGCTGTACCGGGTTCACGGAGACGACCGGCGGGGTGATGTGTCCGACCTTCAGGGCGACCGGCGAGGAGATTCAGAGCACGCGCGCACGGGCGAACCTGCTCCGGACCGCGATGGACGGCACGCTCCCGGCCGACCCGCTCGACGAGGAATTCATCGAGGAGGTCCTCTCACTCTGTGTCTCCTGTCAGGGCTGTCGTCGGGACTGCCCCTCCGGCGTGGACATGGCCAAACTCAAGGCCGAACTGACCCACGCCTACCACCAGCGCGAGGGCGCAAGCCTGCGCTCGAAGCTCTTTGCCAACGTGGACCGGCTAGCGGGCCTGGCCTCGACAGTGTCACCGATTTCGAAGACACTCGCGAGCCTGCCCGGCGCTGACTGGCTGCTCGAACGCACCCTCGGCATCGCGAGCGAGCGAACCCTCCCGACGTTCGAGGGGCCGCCGCTCCAGGACTGGTTCGCGGCCCGCGGCGGCTGTCGAGTTCCAGCATCCGAGGCCGAGCATCGAGTGATCCTCTTCCCGGACACGTACACCAACTACAGCCGCCAGCACGTGGGCAAGGCCGCTGTGAGGGTGCTGGAGGCCGCGGGCGTCCACGTCAGGATGGCCGAGCGCTCCGACAGCGGACGGCCGGCCTACTCGAAATCCTTCATCGATCTGGCCCGGCAGGCGGCCGAACAAAACGTCGCAGCCCTGGAGCCACGAGTGCGAGAGGGCTGGACCGTCCTCACCACCGAACCCTCGGATGCGGTCATGTTCCAGCACGATTACCTGGACCTCCTCGATGGTCCGGCGGTCTCCCGGCTCGCCGAGCACACCTACGGCGTCATGGAATTCCTCGATCGCTTCGACCTGGTCGAGTCACTTTCCGTGCGAGCGGACGGCGAGACCGTGACCTACCACGGCCACTGCCACCAGAAGGCGGAAGGAACAGCCCACCACGCCGCGCGGGCGCTCGACCGGGCCGGCTTCGACGTCGAGGAACTCGACTCGGGATGCTGTGGCATGGCCGGGACCTTCGGCTACGAGGCCGAGCACTACTCGATGAGCAGGGCCATCGGGCAGGACGTCTTCGAACTGATCCAGGAGCGTGACGGCGACGTGCTCGTGGCGCCCGGTGGCTCCTGCCGGACACAGTTCGAGGATAGCCCCGTCGCCGAGGGACAGCCACCCCACCCCATCGAGTTGCTGGCCGATTCACTCGTAGAGTGA
- a CDS encoding CopG family ribbon-helix-helix protein, giving the protein MAVVSISMPDSLLERLDAFAEEHGFTGRSEVLREAGRTLMEEFDEKRLEDRDLMAIVTVLFDYQTTDVEEALIDLRHEYEDLVASNLHSHVGENNCMELFVLEGDLDEISEFVGRLRATKDTLLLDHSVVPVDDLGDKPL; this is encoded by the coding sequence ATGGCCGTCGTCAGCATCTCCATGCCCGACTCACTCCTCGAACGCCTCGACGCGTTCGCCGAGGAGCACGGGTTCACGGGCCGCAGCGAGGTCCTCCGGGAGGCGGGTCGCACGTTGATGGAGGAGTTCGACGAGAAGCGTCTGGAGGACCGGGACCTCATGGCGATCGTCACGGTTCTTTTCGACTACCAGACGACGGACGTCGAGGAGGCCCTGATCGACCTGCGACACGAGTACGAGGACCTGGTCGCCTCGAACCTCCACAGTCACGTCGGGGAGAACAACTGCATGGAACTGTTCGTTCTGGAGGGGGACCTGGACGAAATCTCCGAGTTCGTGGGTCGGCTCCGGGCCACCAAGGACACCCTGCTCCTCGATCACTCCGTCGTGCCGGTGGATGACCTGGGCGACAAACCGCTCTAG
- a CDS encoding branched-chain amino acid transaminase, with protein sequence MPGFDEMDVETIWMDGEYVDWEDATVHVLTHALHYGTGIFEGARAYDTEQGTAIFRWDAHLDRLYDSAKPYELDIPFSRAELTEATLELLRRNELDSAYIRPLVYYGYHSLGVSPAECPTETMIATWPWGTYLGEEALQEGVEVTVSSWRKHASSQVPTNVKTTGLYVNSMLAGEEARKQGATEAILLNKEGDVAEGPGENIFLVRDGEIFTPGLAESILEGITRDTVITLAEERGYTVHDEASISRGELYTADELFFTGSAAEVTPIRKVDNVEIGSGSRGPITEELQQAYFDLTEQAADHEEWFTFVD encoded by the coding sequence ATGCCTGGATTCGACGAGATGGACGTCGAGACGATCTGGATGGACGGGGAGTACGTCGACTGGGAGGACGCCACCGTCCACGTGCTCACTCACGCCCTGCACTACGGGACCGGGATCTTCGAGGGCGCACGAGCCTACGACACCGAACAGGGCACCGCGATCTTCCGCTGGGATGCCCACCTCGATCGGCTCTACGATTCGGCCAAACCCTACGAACTGGACATCCCGTTCTCCCGGGCGGAACTCACCGAGGCCACGCTGGAACTCCTCCGGCGGAACGAGCTGGACTCCGCGTACATCCGGCCGCTTGTCTACTACGGCTATCACAGCCTGGGCGTGAGCCCCGCCGAGTGTCCCACCGAGACGATGATCGCCACCTGGCCCTGGGGGACCTACCTGGGCGAGGAGGCCCTCCAGGAGGGCGTCGAAGTCACCGTCTCCTCCTGGCGCAAGCACGCCTCCAGTCAGGTCCCGACCAACGTCAAGACCACCGGGCTCTACGTCAACAGCATGCTCGCCGGCGAGGAGGCCCGCAAGCAGGGCGCGACCGAGGCCATCCTCCTGAACAAGGAGGGTGACGTGGCCGAGGGACCGGGCGAGAACATCTTCCTCGTCCGGGACGGCGAGATCTTTACCCCTGGGCTCGCCGAGAGCATCCTCGAAGGGATCACCCGGGATACGGTCATCACGCTGGCCGAGGAGCGTGGCTATACGGTCCACGACGAGGCCTCGATCAGCCGTGGCGAACTGTATACGGCCGACGAACTGTTCTTCACCGGCTCGGCGGCTGAGGTCACCCCCATCCGCAAGGTGGACAACGTCGAGATCGGTTCGGGTTCGCGGGGACCGATCACCGAGGAACTTCAGCAGGCCTACTTCGATCTGACCGAGCAGGCGGCCGACCACGAAGAGTGGTTCACGTTCGTCGACTAG
- a CDS encoding DUF502 domain-containing protein, producing MATWKRDFASGLVVLLPILVTLYVVYWVLSQLGRVAVLSDVLGNPFASALLTLVVFVLFVFAVGYLMRTALGSILEQYIDQVFNRLPGLRVVYNASKMAVETALTGTEDLQAPVRLEVWEGMRMTAFKTGKHTQDGRDILFLPTAPNITTGYVIEVEPERYEAVDESVEEALTRVLSAGFGENESGDLAASLLDAGDDKDEEA from the coding sequence ATGGCGACCTGGAAACGGGACTTTGCGAGCGGCCTCGTGGTCCTCTTGCCGATTCTCGTCACGCTGTACGTGGTTTACTGGGTGCTCTCCCAGCTGGGGCGGGTGGCCGTGCTCTCCGACGTCCTGGGCAATCCCTTCGCGAGCGCGCTGCTTACCCTCGTGGTCTTCGTCCTTTTTGTCTTCGCGGTCGGCTATCTGATGCGCACCGCGCTGGGCTCGATCCTCGAACAGTACATCGACCAGGTGTTCAACCGGCTCCCGGGCCTGCGGGTGGTCTACAACGCCTCGAAGATGGCCGTCGAGACGGCGCTTACGGGGACCGAGGACCTCCAGGCCCCAGTCCGACTCGAAGTCTGGGAGGGCATGCGGATGACCGCGTTCAAGACGGGCAAACACACCCAGGACGGCCGTGACATCCTCTTTCTCCCGACCGCTCCGAACATCACCACCGGCTACGTGATCGAAGTCGAGCCCGAGCGCTACGAGGCGGTCGACGAGAGCGTCGAAGAAGCGTTGACCCGCGTGCTCTCTGCTGGTTTCGGTGAGAACGAGTCGGGCGATCTCGCGGCGTCACTGTTGGACGCCGGGGACGACAAAGACGAAGAAGCCTAG
- a CDS encoding CDP-2,3-bis-(O-geranylgeranyl)-sn-glycerol synthase, translating into MDLVAVVATAVWAMLPAYVPNNAAVLGGGGPPIDGGRLWRGDRLLGDGKTWRGTVVGIGAGVAVGLILGLLRAPASALLGISLPAFSVGALFALPTGAMLGDIAASFLKRRTGRKRGRPFPGLDQLDFVLGALLLAGLADPAWFGAVFTLPVLVTVLVLTPALHVSTNAIAYWLGLKDEPW; encoded by the coding sequence ATGGATCTGGTCGCGGTCGTCGCGACGGCGGTCTGGGCGATGTTGCCCGCCTACGTGCCGAACAACGCAGCGGTCCTGGGCGGTGGGGGCCCGCCGATCGACGGCGGCCGTCTGTGGCGCGGGGATCGATTGCTCGGTGACGGCAAGACCTGGCGCGGGACGGTCGTCGGGATCGGGGCCGGGGTCGCCGTTGGCCTCATCCTGGGACTGCTCCGGGCTCCGGCAAGTGCCCTGCTTGGAATCTCGCTCCCGGCGTTTTCGGTGGGCGCGCTGTTCGCGCTGCCGACCGGAGCGATGCTGGGTGACATCGCCGCCTCGTTTCTGAAACGACGGACCGGGCGCAAACGAGGGCGACCGTTTCCGGGCCTGGATCAGCTAGACTTCGTGCTCGGCGCACTCCTCCTGGCTGGGCTTGCCGACCCGGCCTGGTTCGGGGCCGTCTTCACGCTCCCGGTGCTGGTCACCGTGCTCGTGCTCACGCCGGCCCTGCACGTCTCGACGAACGCGATCGCCTACTGGCTCGGGCTCAAAGACGAACCCTGGTAA
- the pyrE gene encoding orotate phosphoribosyltransferase: MKAEIVAALKAAEAVRYGEFELSHGGTSEYYVDKYRFETDPQALETVAAAFAERVGDFTLAGVALGAVPLVTATGIETGNPYVIVRKQTKEYGTGNRIEGTLPEGEPVVVLEDVATTGKSALSAVEALREAGATVDRVLVVVDREEGAAELLAEHDVTLESLVTASDLLADRD; encoded by the coding sequence ATGAAAGCGGAGATCGTAGCGGCACTGAAGGCGGCCGAGGCGGTTCGATACGGCGAATTCGAGCTCTCACACGGCGGGACGAGCGAGTACTACGTCGACAAGTATCGCTTCGAGACCGACCCACAGGCCCTGGAGACCGTCGCGGCGGCCTTCGCCGAGCGCGTTGGCGATTTCACGCTGGCCGGCGTGGCCCTGGGTGCAGTCCCGCTGGTGACTGCGACCGGCATCGAGACCGGCAATCCATACGTGATCGTGCGCAAACAGACAAAGGAGTATGGCACCGGCAACCGGATCGAGGGCACGCTGCCCGAGGGCGAACCCGTCGTGGTTCTGGAGGACGTCGCGACCACCGGCAAGAGCGCCCTGTCCGCCGTCGAGGCCCTTCGCGAGGCCGGGGCGACGGTCGATCGTGTGCTCGTGGTCGTCGACCGCGAGGAGGGTGCGGCCGAACTGCTCGCCGAGCACGACGTGACCCTCGAATCGCTCGTCACGGCGAGTGACCTCCTGGCCGATCGGGACTGA
- a CDS encoding phosphoribosyltransferase family protein, whose translation MNRAEKATLQLRALDVLRSLKETRTYDELAAETGLPAGDLNRYVNGHVLPGASRARQIVAEFGRDAIEAEIADRVERDADGYVDNSGIVFDQPLLDLVGPVAAEAFDFETPDVALTAATDGITLAASLASHYGARCAYAKKSKETAVEEFIEARKRLESGIEIAYYLPASAISPGDAVLVVDDLIRSGETQELLLEVVETAGAHVAGVFTLIAVGEDGIDRARGHTDAPVGTLVELS comes from the coding sequence ATGAACCGAGCCGAGAAGGCCACACTCCAGCTCCGGGCCCTGGACGTGCTGCGCTCGCTCAAGGAGACCCGGACCTACGACGAACTCGCCGCGGAGACCGGGCTCCCGGCGGGTGATCTCAATCGCTATGTCAACGGGCACGTCCTCCCGGGGGCCTCGCGGGCCCGGCAGATCGTCGCCGAGTTCGGTCGGGACGCGATCGAGGCCGAGATCGCCGACCGGGTCGAACGCGACGCCGACGGCTATGTCGACAATTCCGGGATCGTCTTCGACCAGCCACTCCTGGATCTCGTGGGCCCGGTGGCCGCCGAAGCCTTCGACTTCGAGACCCCCGATGTGGCCCTTACCGCGGCCACCGACGGGATCACCCTCGCGGCCTCGCTGGCGAGCCACTACGGGGCCCGCTGTGCGTACGCCAAGAAATCCAAGGAGACCGCCGTCGAGGAGTTCATCGAGGCCCGCAAACGCCTGGAGTCGGGGATCGAGATCGCCTACTATCTGCCAGCATCGGCCATCTCACCGGGTGATGCGGTGCTGGTCGTCGACGACCTCATCCGGTCGGGCGAGACCCAGGAGCTATTGCTCGAAGTCGTCGAAACTGCCGGGGCCCACGTCGCGGGGGTCTTCACGCTCATCGCGGTCGGCGAGGACGGCATCGACCGCGCTCGTGGGCATACGGACGCGCCGGTCGGGACCCTCGTCGAACTCTCCTGA